One part of the Nitrospira sp. genome encodes these proteins:
- a CDS encoding NAD(P)/FAD-dependent oxidoreductase, which produces MARIVIIGASIGGLPAAYEARELLAKKHTVTVISNVGSFHFVPSNPWVAVGWRTRKDISFALGPVLEKKGVEFIQAAADRIEPEQNRVMTSKGEVPYDYLIIATGPKLNFGAVPGLGPSGYTQSVCNVDHAEQAWGTYQAFLKDPGPIVVGAAQGASCFGPAYEMAFILDADLRKKKLRKKVPIYFVTPEPFIGHMGLAGVGASRRLMEDEFAEHSIKPICNQAIKEVQQGKMVLEGGQEIPFRYSMIIPPFAGVDAVAGTPGLCNPKGFVNIDAYQANPKYKNIYSVGVCVAIPPVEQTPIPTGAPKTGYMIESMVSAAVHNIKADIDDDPKRETATWNAICLADMGDTGVAFVALPQMAPRNVTWAKKGKWVHLAKIALEKYFLRKMKKGVSEPYYEKVILKTLGIAKLEKPA; this is translated from the coding sequence ATGGCGCGGATTGTGATCATCGGGGCGTCCATCGGAGGGCTGCCGGCAGCCTATGAAGCCCGGGAGTTGCTGGCGAAGAAACATACCGTCACGGTGATTTCCAACGTGGGATCGTTCCATTTCGTGCCGTCCAATCCTTGGGTGGCGGTGGGATGGCGAACGCGGAAAGACATCAGCTTTGCCTTGGGGCCGGTGCTGGAGAAAAAGGGGGTGGAGTTCATCCAGGCCGCTGCTGACCGGATTGAGCCGGAGCAGAATCGTGTCATGACCTCCAAGGGAGAAGTTCCCTACGACTACTTGATCATTGCCACGGGGCCCAAGCTCAATTTCGGCGCGGTGCCGGGCCTTGGTCCCAGCGGGTACACGCAGTCGGTCTGTAACGTGGACCATGCGGAGCAGGCGTGGGGAACCTATCAGGCGTTTCTCAAGGACCCTGGCCCGATCGTGGTCGGCGCTGCGCAGGGGGCATCCTGTTTCGGTCCGGCCTACGAAATGGCGTTCATTCTGGATGCCGATTTGCGCAAGAAGAAACTTCGGAAGAAGGTGCCGATCTATTTCGTGACGCCGGAACCCTTCATCGGACACATGGGCCTTGCCGGAGTTGGCGCGTCACGCCGGCTGATGGAGGATGAGTTCGCGGAGCATTCCATCAAGCCGATCTGCAACCAGGCGATCAAGGAGGTGCAACAGGGGAAGATGGTGCTGGAGGGAGGGCAGGAAATCCCGTTTCGGTATTCGATGATCATCCCGCCCTTCGCGGGGGTGGATGCGGTAGCAGGGACGCCGGGGCTGTGCAATCCGAAGGGCTTTGTGAATATCGATGCCTATCAAGCCAATCCCAAGTATAAGAATATCTATTCGGTCGGGGTGTGTGTGGCGATCCCGCCGGTGGAGCAAACGCCGATTCCGACCGGGGCGCCGAAGACCGGCTACATGATCGAGTCGATGGTCTCGGCGGCCGTGCATAACATCAAAGCCGATATCGACGACGATCCGAAGCGCGAGACTGCGACGTGGAATGCGATCTGCCTGGCCGATATGGGAGATACCGGCGTGGCGTTTGTCGCGCTGCCGCAGATGGCGCCGCGGAATGTGACCTGGGCGAAGAAGGGGAAGTGGGTGCATCTGGCGAAGATTGCCTTGGAAAAGTATTTTCTCCGAAAGATGAAAAAGGGCGTCAGCGAACCGTATTACGAGAAGGTGATTTTGAAAACCCTGGGCATCGCAAAGTTGGAAAAGCCGGCGTAG